The following DNA comes from Poecilia reticulata strain Guanapo linkage group LG5, Guppy_female_1.0+MT, whole genome shotgun sequence.
TTTACCAAGCTGTTGTCACAGATCAGCTCAGAGGAAGTGTTGATCATTACTGCTTGTACTTGATGGTGTAATTATAACTCCTGCCACAGCTTGTAAAACCCCAGGCTGTCACTATGAGGGAGCAGAAAGTTTGCTTGGAGTTTGAAGGCGACGGATCTGTGGTGCTGCAGGTCGAGACAGGAACCGATGAGAGTTTATTGGTTCTTTATCGATTCTCATTGAGTTaggaaattaactttttaattcaaaatatgcgccatgttgttttgattctaactaaataaaaacttgctTAATCAATAAGAATCCCTCTGcatacattttaacatgaaatgcAACTTTCTGCACATccacagtttttgtgtttttagcgTAATAAGCGAACCTGGTCAGAAaatatattcagatttattgaatatgattgTAACTGTTAGCGTGAGATGTGGATCATTCATGCAGAATGGCTCTAACATTAATGCAGTAACCAGGATGCCTGTGCTCTAAGCTCCACCCCCTTGAGATTCACCACCACTGCTAAGCAACGGATCAAACTCACTCGTTCAAATCGGTTGCATGCTGAGCGGTTTGAGGATGTTGGAGGCATTTCCTCCTTTTATTGCAATTCACTGAACAAAATGAGTTGATAAATctcataaattgtttttttgaagCTCAGATTAACctctttaaatgaaacaaactttgGAGAcgtcactttttgtttttatgttaaatgcagcagaaacttcagttgtttttaaagaatcaactcataaaacaaaccagtttttattAAGATGGTGAAGTTTATGTAATTTATGAGGTTTATCCactaatattaatatttatcttccATTTTAACATCATAAAAATGTCTCYGCTTCAGTGAAACatcccacaatcctttgctgcatccCTGTCACATGACCAGCCCCATGATGAAAATTGATTGTTTTACTAATGAGACCAATCACTAATAATCAGTGGGggaaaaatgagtaaaattactgagttaaaaatgaaactattaGTGCTTTTCATGAGGTTTTGTCTCTGAAAATGTGTGAGAATATTTACCAAAAGGTTTAAAGCTGTAGATTAACGGTGGATGTTTGttgaatctttttgtttttgttggttccTGTCGGTAGTTTTATTGCTATAAAAGGAGGAAATgtgtgaaatataaacatttcgTGCAGCGTTCCTGCCGTGACGccattttggatattttctaaAGCAAAACACGGAGCGCGGAAACCTCACACGTTACGGGAACCGTTAACGATTCGGAACTACTCAGAACCGTTTCTGTTCAGGAACCGGTTCCCTGGCTGCAGGTgtgggtcgggtcgggtcgggtcggatCAGCTGCTCTGCTGACTCTGGAATGAAGACAACAAactgttgaaaacatttcagtcaggtCTCATCTGCACCACACCTTCCTCCAGCTGAGCTTCCTGCAACCCGCAGCTCATCAAATTAGACATCAACTTGCATCAGttctaaatgtttaataataaatagattaataaaaacaaaaacaaaggttattttatctatattttcagtatgttttagttagttttataaatgcacaATGTAGTAGTTCCCCccattaattacagtttttatttcacaaaatgctttgttattttgtttgtaaactaCAGTAACATCAGTTTCGACTACATGCCAATTTTTCTGCTGCTATTGACTTTAAGGACTTAACATTAACTTCCTGCTCATCTGTCGAAGCCAGGACAGCTGCCATGTTAACGAGAAAATGGTGGTCGTAATGTTTTGCCTGATTGATGTTtatctgctgcatgtttttttttcctgggtaAAGATGCAGATTATGATCCCAAGGCgaacaaaagcagaataaaaggaaaatccTGAGATTCGTCATTAGTAATTCATCAACATGTTTATTAGCCAATCTGCTAACTGGAAACTTATATAAAATGTTCCAGGAAGTCTTATCATAACTATGCCAAACTTGTTTTATAAGTTTATGGCTCTGTTGATAAAGCAGCAGAGTGAAGCGATGTAAGAGTTTTATGGTCGCGGCGGTTCCTTCTGAGGAACCGTCATGGCGGACGGCGAGTCGCTGCTCAGCAGGTTCCTCAActtctctgtttattttcctgCCCAGCAAGTTCAGCAACTTTCACATTCACATCTGAGGAAAAAAtgatttctgctgtttcctATGACTAACAATAATAAAGAAGATAAAGCTTCTGAAACCAGCTGAAGGGTTGGTTTAACAGATGAGAGGGATGCTGCCGACTGAGAGGGAAAACTGCCTGGAAAAGGTTTTATAGACATAAAAAACTCCCCAAATATGATGTTTTacatcatcatttatttatttaatcagctgTAAGCGGGACATAATTCTCCGAATACAGAGAGAAATGGCTACATGGCTAAGAAGCTGTctggctagctagctagctccTGCTGTTAGCCATATAGCTAGCTTCTGCAGTTAGCTATATAGCTAACTATCCCTActtcttttttaatctgatttattttagagattttgattgctctctttaaaaacttgaaGTACATataattcagtatttttttattcaaatagaaatgaactgattctattttttttaaactgtattctttggagaaaaatgccctttttgcattttattttattaaagattCAACGTAAATCAAAAGCTAATCATTTCAAAATTcttaaaatatgtattcttgttttctgttctaatttattataattatataatttttattctgGTTTAAAACCTAAAGTTTTTCCTGTAATTCAAGCAAATGAACAAtttgaaaagataaaagtaataaatttttttggaaTTCTCCAATATATTTTACCAATAACCAGTATTCAGTTTACAATTGTTCATATCTACCAGGGATGATGTGGTTTTAATAGTTACATAATCACTTTTCCATTAATCACCTTTATGCTTTCAGGCTGAATTATAATGACATCAGATCCAAAATCTTGATTAATTCTGATGCAACAGAACCGAATTTCCAGATCGAAGGTTTTAAATCTGAGTGTTGAGTGAATGTGTCTGGATGTAATCGGCTGTCGTTGCTCCAGCCAGATGAAGGTCGGCTGGACGCCGAACGAACCGATGAATCACAGCCGTGACTCATCGTCTGCCAGGAAACGGTTAACTCTGGTTATcagctggaggtggagggaGATCATTTACACCTGATGGATGCTCAGTGCGTTTTATCATTCCTGCACGTATAATTTTATAGTCCTGATGGAACCGACCCGAGTTAATGGCTTCACGCCGGAACCCAACCCTGATTTGTTACCAAAGCAGTCAGACGCTCCTACCTGAGGTCATCTGAGGAAAACGTTTTCATCTTGTAGGTGATGAAACATCCTGACTTCCTGTCGTCTCTCCCTGCAGCTTCACCTGGCTGTCGGCGCAGGTGCACAGCAACATGGTGATGCATTTCTCAGGTTTCATCACCGACAGCTTCGATCGGGAGTTTCGCTGCCTGTACGCCGACTCGCAGATCATCGACAGGTTCAACCCAGAAGACGAAGAGATGCCTTATTATCCGTCGTACCAGACCTACCAGGCCCCTGTGATAGGCCTGGGGCTCGGCGGGCCCCTGGGTCTGGATCTGCACTCCGACAGGTAGGAACCACGTGTCCAACACCATCAAATACATCAAGGAGAATCGTTTTATTAATacatgtttccagaggtcatgaaaggtcaaccagcctcCAGAATCGGTGTCAGCTGACTTGACTCTGattgtgcagcaaaaatatctgtttgtgctgcttttgttttgaagatattaatgaaagtttaaaggtcagcCAGCCCCCCCACATCACCCAaatctaattacatttttattaacatatttaaaatgatagcagcacaaagaaaaggtttttgctgcacaaacatttgacaccaatttcATTAGATCTGAAGAAGGAGCCAGGGGAACCAGGTCTTGTTGTTCATCTGCAGGGATCtgcttttttattctgtttaattaTTCCAACCACAATCTGAAGCGGAAAAATGTACAGATGATTCACACCGAGCGGGAAGGAAACCTTAAACAGaacaacttcctgcttcatctCAGTATAAGCTGCATCTTTACCACCTTATTCACAACAGTTTCGTTTTCTGCTCTTCTGTTTGCTCACATAAACTATATTTTAATGTCATCAAACTCTCATGTTTTAGTTGCCAGAAGGCAGAATGAGAATTTCATGAGAGAAATGAAGGATCCATTTGgtctaaatgtttaattacagAGTTAGGAGTGTAAACGAGCACTAAGCTGTGACTTCGTTCCTCCATTTTCTCTGCACACTGCCACTCCCTGCCTGCAGCAGGTTCTGCAGAGTAGCAACAGGAACGAGAATCTGTTCTCAGGGTTATAGCTGGACTTTCTTAATGGTACCAGAGAGGAGTTGAAACATTAACATGTCAGGAGGACCGGGTCCATAAGACCGAGCTGAAATGTTGGTGATCCGTTTACAGCTGTTGTTCCCAGACTGAGTTTAATGACGGCACGTTTTGCTCAGTTCAGGTTTGTCATGTAAAAACCAGGTCATTCGGTTCAAAGTTCTCCAAAAAGTCAACAAACTAATTCATCTGAGTTTATTTGTGCACGAGGCTGTCGCTTTACGCCAGTCTAACTGACCAAGTTTGAGCTTTTCcaccaaagtgggcggagctaaacctgttttatgatttatcgtttttctctctttctaccataAACTGGATGGTAAAGTTTTCAGCCTGGAGTTTTGGTCTCagttaaacctttttttataactcatgttatttatttctgttgttttgtttatttattttggatatttaagttgtcttccagttccagtttttaaaatttaaagtttgctgatctttgagaatgtgttcttgcactatatgcatttaaaatggtctcaaaacaacaatattgtcgTTTTTCACAATAACGTCTGGGCAAAATGAGTTATTGTGACGGGTCTGGTAGTGTATCCGTTTTTAAAGAACCGGGTCGGTACCGGTACCGTCTCTGTTTCTGTTCCTTGTTGATCCCGACTGTCTTTCCTCCTGCAGGCAACGGGACCGGAGTTGCTCTGAAAACTCCAGCAGCCAATCAAGTAACAGCGTTTCCAGCGTTAAGGTTGCTCCGGGAATGACCTCCAACAACGTCTACAAGGTCACTCAGGGTCATGACAAGAAGGAACCCGCCGGCTCGTCTCTGCAAAGCCCAGAGAGGAGAGTCGGTGGGCTGAGGGTGGGAGGCCCGGGAGTCCGTGGTTCTCCCAACGGCGGAACCGGTCACAACCTGATCACCGACCGCCAACTGCCGATCTACGGCCAGCCAACGGGCATCGAGTGGAACAAACCCAGCTCAGCCGAACTCTTGCGGGCAAACATTGGTGGCACTTCCACCAAATTTCAGGGGTTGGGTTTGTACGACCACAAGCCCACCTTGTTTCAAAGTTCTCCAAACACAAACCTGAACCTTAAGATCCAGACGCCGTCGCCCGTCAACGAGCCCAAACTGCCCCCGAAGCAGAGGACGCCCAGCGGCCAGTTCCTCAACATGATGTCCGACAAGCTGCTCTTCTCCTCCAAAGACAAGGAAACCTTCAACTTCCGGCGGTCTCCGTCCCCGCTGAACTCCTCGCCCTGGGGCGGGCCAGAACTCTCCCAGCCAGAGCCGGAGAGCCAGCAGAGCCCGCCGCCGCCGATGTCTCCGCCGGGCCACATGAGCCGCCAGGACCAGAAGCGGATGACGCTGGGCCACAGCAAGCTGGACCTGGTCAACCACTACAACAAGCTGAAGACGAAGCAGGTTTACAGCCGCTTTGAGCTGAAGAGCAAAAACTGAAGGACCGTCTGCGTCCTGCCGCACCGTTCAGACTCAGAGGAGTTTTCTGAACCTTTCTGTTAACGTTTTACTTCTTTATTATCTTCCACAGCAGGAAAACTCACTGAGTCGGCCGTTTTGGCTCTGAGATACTGTTCAGTTTCCCTCCTGAACCGTTTCGCCTCTTCATGGAAATAAGGACCAACTGTTGGTTTCAACAGGGTGTTCAAAGTGCGGCCCAGGGGCCATTTGCAGCCCTCTGAGTGATTTTGTGGCCCCCAACCTCAATCCAAGCATGGACACTTTTTCATCTTGTAGAGCAagtttttaacaagttttttttttttttttttttacagatacataacataaaaatatgaggTACAAAAAATAGATTCTCTTATATTATCAagctttttgcatttgttttacctttgcagtaactagaaacacaaacattgatCCACTTTTACCCAAATGCGAAGCATTCGGCCCAAATAGGAAAACAATCAGACTTTAAAAGTCTGAAACTGTCTTATGATGATGCAATAAAGCAAAACCTTCCATGTTTTGTCTCTAAATTATTAATGAACAGATGCGTTTAAAAAAGGCTccagaagtttgttttgaaatacttttgcaGCCTCCAAGtgttggaaaatgtttggacacCAGAGGTTGAAGgagatttttctgtatttggattattttatatgtttattctctagaaaaataatctgttaatCATAATTTACTGTTAACTCAGCTCTGGAAACAGGAGGGCGTAGCAACGAGCTAACACTGGATTAACGCTCCAGGAACGCTTTTCTCTAGATGTTGTAAATAAATCTTATGATGATTTCACTgtataaagattttattttaaaacttattttaactgCCCCTCCTCCAAATGTTACCAGCAACCTGAATTCaagatattttaaagtcttgaaATCTTCCAGAAGTCAGGTCATTTAAATGAGTTTGGTTGAAATCGTTacttattatgttttattaaagcaggatgcactgtaaaacattccACGGTTGAAACCGGCACAAAGAATTattctgagaataaagtcataatattaggaTTAAGCCATAAATCCCTAAGTtataacaacacaaaaaactttgtaatacaataataaagttgacagaattaaattttataaaaactcctaaatgaaaaataattaacatttaaaatgaaaaatgttgaacatGTTGAGAAGTTACGTTTGGTATCGGTTTtacaaattagaaaataatcttttatcACATCAGCATCAAGTTATTGGTGTTTGGAAAGAACCAGCTGGACCTGCTGAGCTGCTTCCATCACATCCTGATAACTTTAtcacttttttctcataatttctCATCTTCATTCTGCTGATTTCATGACTTTATTCCCATAATTAAAAATCCCCAAAGCTCCTCTTCAGTTTGAGGCTGGAAGCTAAGAGGCACAAAGATTcccaagtttattttttatttttctcaaattatattttattaaatttcagCAGCAGCCAATTATCCGTTCCAGCATAAATCTTACTAATTTAacaggaagcaaaaacaaatctagTAGGTTGCAGCATCAGCGTGTCGCCCTgacacagaaatagaaaaatgatttaaaaagaaaaaaatatttaccacaATTAGCAATTGTACCAATTAACTTCATCACCGCACTAGAAGTTGAGAGGTTTTCAAATTGAAGTGTCTGGAGGAGGTTTTTATCGCTCAGCGTCTGTATCCCATAATTCCTTGCTTCTGTCTGTAACACCTGAGGTCGTTCACCTGTAGCGTCTCCATGTTTCCTCCTCCTTTACACAGAAGGAAGCAGGAAGGAAATGAGGAGCTTTCAGTGTCTGAAACAAATCGCTTCTTCAGCTGCATGAAGCTTTCCAGCATCTTCTTTTCCCAACTTACAGAAAACCCTGTTGGGGCCTCGGAGCGTCGGGATAAGAACCGTTCACTGGCTTCTGAACGAATCCCACTCAGTTTGCTGATTGAtctggttatttttattatcattaactgttttatttttatgtgcgCGATGTGGAACCAGAAATCAAACTTATTCTGCAGTTTTCTCGGTTGTGATCATAGTTTCCTGGTAACTTGTGCCTTGATCATCCTGCCTTAAGGTTTACAGCCACGGTTCTGACCAGCTCTGTCTCTGACCGCCCGGTCGGGTCCAGACTCGAGGTTTCCTCCTGGAACCAGCCACNNNNNNNNNNNNNNNNNNNNNNNNNNNNNNNNNNNNNNNNNNNNNNNNNNNNNNNNNNNNNNNNNNNNNNNNNNNNNNNNNNNNNNNNNNNNNNNNNNNNNNNNNNNNNNNNNNNNNNNNNNNNNNNNNNNNNNNNNNNNNNNNNNNNNNNNNNNNNNNNNNNNNNNNNNNNNNNNNNNNNNNNNNNNNNNNNNNNNNNNNNNNNACCGCCCGGTCGGGTCCAGACTCGAGGTTTCCTCCTGGACCCAGCCACGGTTCTGACCAGCTCTGTCTCTGACCGCCCGGTCGGGTCCAGACTCGGCGCAGCAGCACCAGCGGAATGGACCTGACGGTTTCAGGACCTTCTCTCTCCCAGCAGCTCTGCTGTGATGTTGTATAAAACGCTGGTTTCACTGCGTCGCTCCTCAAATCTCCTTTTATATCCAGATTTGTATAAAACTTGTTGAACTGTTTCTACCTGGAAGGATTGAAACATCGTCAGCCGGAACATCTGGGCTTTAACCTCGGCGTCGAGCAATAAGGAATGATGTTgatcatgttttgtgtttgtttacgacctttttttttgtaattattgtttttttcttcctttatcaGTTGAAATGTGTCAGAATGTGCAGCCGTCAGTTTACCTGCAGTTTGTCCTGTTTGGCTGAATAATCTGTTTATTGTACATATAGAAagatttctgattattttgtgttgaacaattattattaatggaaaaatgtgaacttttagcttttgttaaagttggttttcttttttaagatgaataaatttgaataaaaacaaaaagctgatgAGTGTTGGGCTCATTTTTTGCGTCTTTGGACTCCAGTTCTTTGTTCTTCTAGCTTTTGGAGCCACTTCCTGCTCAAACTGACATATTCGGGGTTTTTTATGCAGATCTGCCATGAAAcctgcaggttctgctgctgaCGGGTTCCAGGTTTTACATTTGGACCCGTCTTTGTCGGTTCTGGTCTCAGTATTCCTTCCTGATCCTCAGAATGTATGTTTTCCTGTCAGGAAGATCAGATCAGGAACAATGAGCAGCGAGTCCCAAAGCTGACGGAACAATGAAACGGGCCGAAACGGGTCAAAGGTTATTACAGCtctgggttttttattttaggttagttttatttagttctgGCCAGTTTAGTTAGTTTTTAGAGTGTCTGccagtttttattagttaaatgtttagttatagttcagtttttattagttgttttcAGAGTTGGATGGCAgtttgttacatttacttgagtaacgttTTGgggaaagtttatttttaggagtatttttactatgatttatttattttttgccttattttgttttgttattttgtcagtactatttgcattaattatttgcattttggtctttaaaataccatcATTtacacataactttatatttttgtaatttttaaatattgattttaggatgttttgatcagttacttgGGACTAAAGTagacattttaccaaatattttcttacttttgagtaaaattatGTTGAAGTTGTTCTTTTCTTAATTCCTTCATACCGACGGCTTAACGCCAGAACCCGACCTGAGCTTCAGAACCACAGAGTCCAGATGGAGACTCATGTCTAAATCCAAAGAACTCTGATCAAAcgataaatacataaaataatcaaagattaagtaattttattatgaagtatttttattcttacttcagtaaaacttctgtattttctacccactgaataaaacacaaatgtgttttaaccaaaagctcaccagacctgcagttttcataaactttattttgaaaaaataaaaaaagattcaggatttttttttttttttgccttattttgttttgttattttgtcagTACTATTAGcattaattatttgcattttggtctttaaaataccatcATTTACACAtagctttatatttttgtaatttttaaatattgattttaggatgttttgatcagttactcggGACTAAAGTagacattttaccaaatattttcttacttttgagCAAAATTATGTTGAAGTTTGTCTTTTCTTAATTGAGTACAATATTCTGATACTCTGTCCTCCTCTGGTTATGatactttttaataatttggtTAATATTTAGGTGCAGAACTcaacaaatattgaattgtgATCATTTATAAATCAATTGGGTAATGAATACTTAACAGAAGATGCCACTTACAaaatatatgttacatttttgttgaacaaccaactgactggggttttctctcagctttttattatttattaaacattttgaacaattGATTCAAAATGataagttcagtttttttagaCATCAGGAGCTGTCCACGGTGTTTGATTTTCATCAATTTGAAGGTTTTTCTCCCAACATTTGCTGTTGGCATTTGGTGTAACTTTtaccagttaaaccagttaCCAGTTAAATTGCAGTTAGGGCAAATAACTGCAATTTGCCGTTATTTGCCGTGATTTGCCGTAATTTGCCGTTATTTGCCGTAATTTGCCGTGATTTGCCGTGATTTGCCGTGATTTGCCGTGATTTGCCGTGATTTGCCGTGATTTGCCGTGATTTGCCGACAGCTGACGTAAACTGCCTGTGTGGAGACGGGGGGAattatttcacatcagtttgaaaagctaataaataaattcaaaaacacaaaaaaggataTTGTAGCTATAATTCAAGTTAATTTTATGAATGAACAACATAGTTCTGGTTATTATAGTTTTTCC
Coding sequences within:
- the fam83c gene encoding protein FAM83C, which gives rise to MISSEGLRPAPGGRKPLGKLASRLEEVKNPWREGSKLELSHNEAARLATDALLEHGEKEYRRVLAEERELNFLSPLEIRYISQHAASKTSDPDSGDRDDGDADAVSELTSGTYFPMMSDDEPPMLELGWPETPVRFGPSETQIYFQRDKTHNIKDLIRSMINKAKKVIAVVMDIFTDVDLMCDLMEASNKRRVPVYILLDEKNLSYFTDMCAALDIQNSHLNNMRVRSVCGDTYCTRGGKKFTGQVLEKFMIIDCEEVIAGSYSFTWLSAQVHSNMVMHFSGFITDSFDREFRCLYADSQIIDRFNPEDEEMPYYPSYQTYQAPVIGLGLGGPLGLDLHSDRQRDRSCSENSSSQSSNSVSSVKVAPGMTSNNVYKVTQGHDKKEPAGSSLQSPERRVGGLRVGGPGVRGSPNGGTGHNLITDRQLPIYGQPTGIEWNKPSSAELLRANIGGTSTKFQGLGLYDHKPTLFQSSPNTNLNLKIQTPSPVNEPKLPPKQRTPSGQFLNMMSDKLLFSSKDKETFNFRRSPSPLNSSPWGGPELSQPEPESQQSPPPPMSPPGHMSRQDQKRMTLGHSKLDLVNHYNKLKTKQVYSRFELKSKN